In one Nicotiana sylvestris chromosome 8, ASM39365v2, whole genome shotgun sequence genomic region, the following are encoded:
- the LOC138874909 gene encoding uncharacterized protein — translation MYEKNYPVHYLEFAAIVLVLKIRMHYLYGVSCEIYTDHWSLQHLLKQKDLNLRKRRERRYDDPHLVVLRDTVQHNDPKEVTIGDDSALTMQGRLCVPDVDGLRELILQEAHSSRYSIHPGAVKMYQNLRQHYW, via the exons atgtatgaaaagaactatcctgtCCACTACCTTGAGTTTGCTGCTATTGTTCTTGTCTTGAAGATTCGGATGCACTATTTATACGGTGTTTCTTGTGAGATATACACTGATCattggagtttgcagcatctgctcaagcagaaggatcttaatttgcgtaagaggag GGAACGTCgatatgatgacccccatctggttgtccttagggacacggtccAACACAATGATcctaaggaggtcactattggggatgatAGTGCATTGACGATGCAGGGCAGGCTATGTGTACCTGATGTAGATggtttgcgtgagttgattcttcaggaggctcatagctcgcggtactccattcatccaggtgccgtgaagatgtaccagaacttgaggcagcattactgGTGA